One Candidatus Thorarchaeota archaeon genomic region harbors:
- a CDS encoding DUF4338 domain-containing protein, whose product MASEKSGMSVEKKNLDIIQTGLYEDTESILGTILDRLEGIREISTTRANISGDIASLKKKIVSELKQHLLRLGYVISENGLIQDRTLTKMDLRAIQSGKRIEILYKNLRFLKRNARKLLNFVADGTDIRPEEIDPEIIELRTGDRKHDLFRFLTLYWSVPVSQGYGRRMRFLVRDRQNGKIIGLFALGDPVFNLRVRDKWVGWTTEQRRQNLRSVLDAFVLGAIPPYSYLLGGKLVCALTTSKEVREAYRNKYSNTTSVIFKRRHDNDLLLITT is encoded by the coding sequence GTGGCATCAGAAAAATCCGGTATGAGTGTTGAGAAAAAAAACCTTGATATTATCCAAACCGGATTATATGAAGATACCGAATCCATCCTTGGTACAATTTTAGACAGATTAGAAGGAATTCGTGAAATTAGCACGACACGTGCAAATATTTCTGGAGATATTGCAAGTCTAAAGAAGAAGATTGTTTCTGAACTTAAACAACATCTACTACGCCTTGGGTATGTCATCAGCGAAAATGGGCTGATTCAAGACAGGACTTTAACCAAAATGGATTTGCGAGCAATTCAAAGCGGAAAGCGAATAGAAATATTATACAAAAATCTGAGATTCTTAAAGCGAAATGCACGAAAACTACTCAACTTTGTTGCGGATGGTACGGATATACGCCCTGAGGAGATAGACCCTGAAATCATTGAACTAAGGACTGGTGATAGAAAGCACGATTTGTTCCGGTTTCTAACGTTATATTGGTCGGTCCCTGTGTCACAAGGATATGGAAGACGTATGCGGTTCTTGGTACGCGATAGGCAAAATGGCAAGATTATCGGCCTTTTTGCATTAGGGGATCCCGTTTTCAATTTGAGAGTTCGTGACAAATGGGTTGGATGGACTACCGAACAGAGGAGACAAAATTTACGTAGTGTCCTAGATGCCTTTGTTTTGGGGGCAATTCCACCCTACTCATATCTGTTAGGAGGAAAACTTGTCTGTGCGTTAACTACATCCAAAGAGGTTCGTGAAGCATATCGAAATAAATATAGTAATACAACGTCGGTCATTTTCAAACGTCGTCATGATAATGATTTGCTTCTTATTACAACG